Proteins from a single region of Hypomesus transpacificus isolate Combined female chromosome 9, fHypTra1, whole genome shotgun sequence:
- the LOC124471380 gene encoding uncharacterized protein LOC124471380 isoform X2, with product MEKTRVAYFSPAEQQLLMTIYEEVKHIICKKGNTAAVIKQREQAWQTIADRLNATNMTGQKRTWQQVKIKYKNILQSAVKKKTHLSGTGGGPPAPGFTPAEELSLVLNKGRPVMEGIQGGTATDCVPPTETALLIHVSGDTVTLLPPDEDPGEGTSAVWEGASSDDDEETVSLDSRRPEDPDRVQPDSQLGNILS from the exons ATGGAGAAGACGCGTGTAGCATATTTTTCTCCCGCTGAGCAGCAATTATTAATGACAATTTATGAAGAAGTGAAGCATATAATATGCAAAAAGGGTAATACAGCAGCCGTTATTAAACAGCGAGAACAAGCCTGGCAGACAATCGCTGACCGACTGAATGC aacaaacatgactgGACAAAAGCGAACTTGGCAACAagtcaaaataaaatacaaaaacattttgcaGTCTG CAGTGAAGAAGAAGACTCATTTGTCTGGCACTGGGGGAGGGCCACCAGCTCCAGGCTTCACCCCAGCAGAGGAATTGTCCCTTGTGTTAAATAAAGGAAGGCCTGTGATGGAAGGGATTCAGGGTGGGACAGCTACTGACTGTGTTCCACCTACAGAAACTGCCCTCCTCATACATG TGTCCGGCGACACAGTTACACTCCTGCCACCAGACGAAGATCCA GGGGAAGGAACTTCTGCAGTATGGGAAGGGGCTTCTTCAGATGATGACGAGGAGACTGTGTCCCTGGACTCCAGAAGGCCTGAG gatccagacagagtacagcctgacagccagctTGGCAACATA CTCTCCTAA
- the LOC124471380 gene encoding uncharacterized protein LOC124471380 isoform X1: protein MEKTRVAYFSPAEQQLLMTIYEEVKHIICKKGNTAAVIKQREQAWQTIADRLNATNMTGQKRTWQQVKIKYKNILQSAVKKKTHLSGTGGGPPAPGFTPAEELSLVLNKGRPVMEGIQGGTATDCVPPTETALLIHVSGDTVTLLPPDEDPGEGTSAVWEGASSDDDEETVSLDSRRPEDPDRVQPDSQLGNIVSMGSKVNLNDTKFLLC, encoded by the exons ATGGAGAAGACGCGTGTAGCATATTTTTCTCCCGCTGAGCAGCAATTATTAATGACAATTTATGAAGAAGTGAAGCATATAATATGCAAAAAGGGTAATACAGCAGCCGTTATTAAACAGCGAGAACAAGCCTGGCAGACAATCGCTGACCGACTGAATGC aacaaacatgactgGACAAAAGCGAACTTGGCAACAagtcaaaataaaatacaaaaacattttgcaGTCTG CAGTGAAGAAGAAGACTCATTTGTCTGGCACTGGGGGAGGGCCACCAGCTCCAGGCTTCACCCCAGCAGAGGAATTGTCCCTTGTGTTAAATAAAGGAAGGCCTGTGATGGAAGGGATTCAGGGTGGGACAGCTACTGACTGTGTTCCACCTACAGAAACTGCCCTCCTCATACATG TGTCCGGCGACACAGTTACACTCCTGCCACCAGACGAAGATCCA GGGGAAGGAACTTCTGCAGTATGGGAAGGGGCTTCTTCAGATGATGACGAGGAGACTGTGTCCCTGGACTCCAGAAGGCCTGAG gatccagacagagtacagcctgacagccagctTGGCAACATAGTAAGTATGGGCTCTAAAGTAAATCTAAATGATACAAAATTCCTGCTGTGTTAA